Genomic DNA from Peribacillus simplex NBRC 15720 = DSM 1321:
ACTTAAACTACCTGCCCCGTTAGTTCCATAAAAAAAAGGCTGCCGCAGCAACCCCTGTTAATGAACTAAAGCACCTGTTTGTTAATTAAACACTTACTTAAAAGTTAAATGATAGAACATACAACGCTTCTATGTTGAATTTTAAAAACACCCAGCATCCTTCTATTTATTCATAATATGAATAAGTTCTTATGGTTGATGCCATTATTTATCCGCGGGATTTTCCACCTGAAATATTAACGGTTGTACCTGTAATATAGCTAGAACGGTCTGAAGCTAGATAAGTGACCAATTCACCAATTTCATCCAATTTACCAGGTCGTCCAAGTGGTATCGTTTTGCTGTAATCTGATCCAAGACCCTCTACTGTCACTCCACGTGTGTATGCTAATGCTTCATTATAAGCATCTGTTGTTAAACCTGTTTGCTCATTAATCCCTGGCGCAACACCAACTACGCGGATGTTGAATTTCCCTAGTTCTTTTGCCCAAGAACGGGTAAAGCCATTGACAGCACCTTTTGTTGCCGAATAAACACTTTGTCCAGAAGATCCTTCCATACCTGCCTCAGAAGAAATATTAATGATAACGCCTTTATTATTTTTCACCATTACTCTCGCAACTGCCTGAGCACAAAGGTAAGGTCCTTTTTGATTGACGGCAACCATGAAATCAAAATCCTTTTCACTTAACTCATACTCTGGCTTTTCTCCCCGGAAATCAACGAGTAAACGTGGTAAGTTTACACCTGCATTATTAACTAAAATATCTACAGTTCCA
This window encodes:
- a CDS encoding SDR family oxidoreductase, yielding MNESWHQLENKVAIVTGGASGIGSKITAHLVKNGTKVFVSDLNVNTGEQADGTYHIQCDVTNKESVENMVTKATELFGTVDILVNNAGVNLPRLLVDFRGEKPEYELSEKDFDFMVAVNQKGPYLCAQAVARVMVKNNKGVIINISSEAGMEGSSGQSVYSATKGAVNGFTRSWAKELGKFNIRVVGVAPGINEQTGLTTDAYNEALAYTRGVTVEGLGSDYSKTIPLGRPGKLDEIGELVTYLASDRSSYITGTTVNISGGKSRG